TGGAGGGAAGGCCGAAATCGTCCTTCTCGTCATAGCGCAGCAGGAAGCCGGAGCGAGTCAGGCGCTTCTGGAGCGTCTCGACGGTGCGGATGAAGCGCGGATCGTCGGCTGCGACGACCCCCAGCTCATGCAGCAGCAGGGTGCTGGCATCGGCGCCTGCGCCGTCGAACGAGGATCCGAACAAGCCCTCCTTCTCGTTCCACGTCCGCTCCAGGATGGCGGACCGGATTGTCTCGGCATGGTTGCGCCAATAACCCTCGCGGGCACGCAGATCGAGCTTGGCGGCGATCTGCGCAAGCTTGTCGCAGGCGGCAAAGCACATGGCGGCGGAATGCGTGTGGATCGACTGGCGGCCGCGATATTCCCAGACACCCGCATCAGGCTGGAAGGCGCTGGCGACCGCCGCCTCGCCCAGCGTTTCGAGCTCCTGGAACAGGGCCACATCACCCATCTTGGGCAGGCGGCTGTCGTAGAACATCTGGGATGCCGCGAGGATCACACTGCCGAACACGTCGTGCTGGATCTGCTGGGCTGCCTCATTGCCGATGCGGACTGGCCCATCGCCATTGAACCCCGGCAGCGCATCGGCGATCCATTCCCGGAGGTCCTGCTCCGGCACGATCCCGTAGACCGGCTTCAAGCGGCCGCCCATCTCGTTGGCGATGACGGCGCGGGTGTAATCGAGAAACCGCTCCATGGTGAGCGTCGCGCCGAGCTTGTTGAGCGCATGGACCGTGAAATAGGCATCGCGCAGCCAGCAGAACCGATAATCCCAGTTGCGGCCCGAGCCCGCTGCCTCCGGGATTGACGTCGTCAGCGCCGCGACGATCGCGCCGGTCTCTTCGCTGGAGCACAGTTTCAGCGTGATGGCGGCGCGGATTACCGCCTCCTGCCACTCGAACGGCACGGACAGATAGCGCACCCAGTCGAGCCAGTACTGCCGGGTCGACTTCAGGAAGATCGCGCTGGTGTCATCGATCGAGTTCGGGAAAGTCTCATCCGCATGGATGATCAACGTCACCGGCCTGGTCAGCGGAAATTTGGCTTCCGACGACAGATAGGCAACCGGAATATCGGACGTGACGCGCACGGCGCCAGCCTCGGAGACATAGCGGATGTGATTGCTGCCGGGGATCGCCTGTCCGTCGAAGCGGCCGTAATCCATGGTCGGGCGGATGATGACGCGGATATGCGGGCTGCCGGCGATCGGCTCGATCCTGCGGATCAGCATGGGGGGGCGAAACACGCGGTCATACTGCTTGAACCGGGGTGCGAAATCGGTGATCCGCACCGCGCTGCCGTTCTCAGCTGTCATCACGGTCCGCAGGATGGCCGTGTTGCGCTCATAGGATTGGGATGTGCTGACGACGCCATCCATGTCGACCCTGAGAACGCCGCGTTGCGGATCCTTGCCGCCGACCAGGGCGCTGAACAACGGATCGCCATCGATCCTGGGCCAACAGGCCCACAGGATGCTCGCGCGCTGGTCGATGAGGGCCGCCAGCGTGCAATTGCCGATAACAGCCATGGCAGGCAGCGGCGCCCCCTGGGTTTCATGGGTCGTCATATACCGGACTCCGTCGCAGCCGCGGTCTGACCATCCGAAGTGGCGGCAACGCCGGCCAGCGCGGAGAGCCAGCGCCGGACCTCGCTGGCGCTGCCAAACGACTCGTCGCCGGCATGAAAATGTTCGCCCCGCACCGTCAGGCCCCAGCCATCGGCAGCACGCGCAACGGCAAAGGCCTCCTCGTCAGCCAGATCGTCACCGATCATGATGGGGCGGCGACCCGCGAACGGCGCGTGTCGCATGATCTCGGCCAGCGCGGTTCCCTTCGAGGTCCCGTTCGGAATCAGTTCGAAGACGGCCCGTCCCTGTTTGACGTGAAAGCCGAACGATTGCTCGTTGAGCAGCCGTGCCAGCTTGATGCCGAGCTCACTCGCAAATTCAGGAGCCTGGCGGTAATGAATGGACAGGATCGGCCCCTTGTTCTCCAGCCGCACCCCCGTCATCGCACGCGTCAACGCGACCACGGCATCGAACAGGGCAGGCGGCAAACCGATGCCGATCTGCTCCGCATGACCTGTGGTCTCCTCCGCGCCGAACGGCGCTGAACGGAATTCCAGCCCGTGCAGGCCAGACCCTGGAAGCTGAGCCGGCGCGAGATGTCGGTTGACCTCGGAGATGCGGCGTCCTGTCACCACCGCGACGGCACCTCCAAGCAGGCCCTGCAGACGGATGATGTCCTGGGGAAGGCCCGGCTCGACCTTCACCTGTTCGGGCGATGGCGCGATATCGGCGAGGGTTCCGTCAAAATCGACAAACAAGGCATAGGCCGAGGGTGTCGCGAGGATGAGGGGCGCGATTGCCTCCGGGCGATCATGATCGGGGTCGTTATCCAGCATTCAACCGGCCTGACGTGAGATTTTGCGAGCCACTCCCGCAATCCGGCATGGGGCTCGGGACGGCAGTTCATTGCACTGCAACGCGCCGCTCCTGATGGGGTTCCGCCCTCGCCGGGCGACGGCACGATTTTCACCGGCCGGCCGGAACGGCTTCGCGGCGCCGACGTTGATGGCCGATGATTAGCCACCGGAGCCGACATGCCGAAGCAAGCAAGCCCCGCCCCCAGACGGGAAAAACCCTCGGCAAGCGGTCTCAGCCATGGCGGAAACGACCTGCCGTCTGTGGTGGTGGAGAGTTACAATCTGGAGCTCCGCGACCAGAATGGCTTCATCGGCGACAGGGCCAGCAGAAGCGCGTTCAATGCGAAGCTGGATGACTGGCGGTCGCGCTTGCGCAAGGTTGGCACCGATCCGCTGGGCGATGCGGCATCGGAAGACCTGTCGAAGAAGCAGCTCGACGCCCTCATGAAGGGAGACGACGCAACTGCCGCGGCCCTTGTGCACGGAGCGATCGAGGATTTCGCCCAGGAGCTTGCGAAGGTCATCCGGCGCTTCATCCGCACCAATGGCTGGAAGAATGTCGAGCGCATTGCGGCCGGGGGCGGTTTCAAGGAAAGCCAGATCGGCGAACTGGCCATCGCTCGCGCCGATGTCCTCTTGAAGGCTGAGGGCATGGCCATCGATGTCCAGCCGATCCATCATCATCCCGATGAAGCAGGCCTGATCGGTTCAGCGCACCTCCTGCCAGCCTGGATGCTTGCCGGGCACGATGCCCTGCTGGCGGTCGATATCGGCGGCAGCAACATCCGCGTCGGGGTCATTGAGCTGAACCTGAAGAAGCATCCGGACCTGTCGCGGGCAACCGTCTGGAAATCCGATCTGTGGCGCCATGCCGAAGACGATCCGTCGCGGACGGCCACGTTGAAGACCATGGTCGACATGCTGGAAACGCTGATCGCAAAAGCTGAAAAGGCAGGGCTGGCGCTCGCGCCCATCATCGGCATAGGTTGCCCCGGCATCATCAAGGCTGACGGCTCGATCGATCGTGGCGGTCAGAACCTGCCAGGCGGGAACTGGGAGAGCCAGAATTTCAATCTCCCGCAAGCGCTCAAGGCGGCGATCCCATCGATCGGTGGTCACGAGACCTGTACGGTGATGCACAACGATGCCGTGGTCCAAGGCCTGGCGGAGGTTCCATTCATGCAGGACGTCAAGCACTGGGCCGTGGTGACCATCGGAACTGGGCTTGGCAATGCGAGCTTCCGCAACCGCAGCGACTGAGCGCTTCGGCGCTCACGCTTCACTGCGGCGACGATCCACGCTTGCTCCGTGGCGTGTTTGTCTGTTCCTTAGCGCCTTCCCCCGAGCCCCATACATTTCATGCCCACCACACGACAAAGATTCCTCCTGACGAGCCTGCTGTCGCTGGTCGCCGGCTTCTCGTTCCTTGGCATCGTCGTCATTGCGAGCTTCGCGCTGGTCACCTACCAGCAGGACGCCCAGAGGGGCGTCGAGCAGGCGCTCGACATCGAAAGCGATCTCCACGGGCTGTTCTCGCTGCTGCAGGACGCCGAGACCGGGCAGCGGGGGTTCCTGCTGAGCGGCGATGAAACCTATCTCGCTCCCTATCTTGCGGCGATAACGGTCATCGACCGCGAGGTCGACGAGTTGGCCGCCAAGCTTCGGCGGAACGGGCGAGACCTCGGGGCGCTCACCCGCCTGCATGACGTCATGCGGGAAAAGCTCGCCGAGATGGCCAGCACCATTGCGAGGAAGCGGGCGGGCGACGAGGCGGGCGCACAGGCCATCGTTCGGTCGAGCGGCGGCCAGGCCCTCATGACCAGAGCCCGTGACATCACGCGGCAGATGCGCATCGAACAGGGCCTCGTGCTGGAACAGCGCCGCAGCGAACTGGCCGACGCTCGCTGGCGGCTGCGGGCCGTCATTCTGGCGGCCGCCATTCTGGTGGCTCTCGTGGCGCTGCTGACGATCTGGACCTCATGGCGCCAGACGGCCGACCTTCTGGCCTCCCGCGACGAGCTGAAGCTGGCCAATGCCAAACTGATTGACCAGGCGCTTCAGCGGGAGAAGCTCGAGGAAACGCTCCGGCAGTCCCAGAAAATGGATGCCATTGGCCAGTTGACCGGCGGCCTTGCCCACGACTTCAACAACATGCTGGCGATCATCACCGGCAGCCTGGGCATCGTGCAGCGGCGCCTGCGTCGCGGCGACACCGCGATCGAGAAGTTCATCGACAATGCCATGGAGGGAGCTGATCGCGCCGCAACGCTGACCCATCGCCTGCTCGCCTTCTCACGCCAGCAGCCGCTCGCGCCGAAGTCGATCGACGTCAACAAGTTCGTCGCCGGGATGGCTGATCTGCTGCATCGCACGCTTGGTGAGCAAATCCGCCTAGAAACGGTTCTGGCCGGAGGCTTGTGGCGCACCCACGCCGACTCGAGCCAGCTGGAAAACGCAATTCTCAATCTCGCGGTCAATGCCCGCGACGCCATGGGCGAAGGCGGGCGGCTGACCATTGAAACCCAGAACGCCTCACTGGACGACGACTATTCTGCAGCGCATTTCGAGGTGCCAGCCGGCCAATATGTGCTGATCGCGGTCAGCGATACCGGCTCGGGAATGCCCCCGGACGTCATCCGGCGTGCGTTCGACCCGTTCTTCACGACCAAGGGCCTGGGCAAGGGCACAGGACTGGGGTTGAGCCAGGTTTTCGGCTTCGTCAAGCAATCTGCCGGGCATGTGAAGATCTATTCCGAACTTGGGCAAGGCACGACCATGAAGGTCTACCTGCCCCGGTTCATGGGGCCGGAGATGATCACCGAAACCCCGACCGCCGGGCGCGCTCTGCCGGTAGCTGGCGCCAATGAAGTCGTGCTGGTGGTGGAAGATGAGGAGCGCGTCCGCCATCTCTCGGTCGAGAGCCTCCGGGAGCTCGGCTATACCGTATTGGAGGCCGATGGCGCATCCGCCGCTCTCCGGATCATCGATAGCCGACCCGACATCGCGCTGTTGTTCACCGATGTGGTCATGCCTGATGTCAACGGCCGCAAGCTTGCAGACGAGGCCTTGCGCCGTCGTCCAGGCCTGCGTGTGCTCTACACCACCGGCTATACCCGCAACGCAATCGTGCACAACGGCATGCTCGACCACGGGACCCACCTGGTCTCGAAACCGTTCACGATGGAGCAGCTGGCCAACAAGGTGAGGGAGGCCTTGGCAGGCTGATCAGCTGGGTCTCCCCGCTGGCAAGGCCGCCGCTCTTTCGGAAACCCGGATCACGGGTGAATCCCGGCTGCCGTTGGCGGGGCTGAGGGCGATCGCCCACGCGGGGGCCGCCCGAGCATCGCCCAAACGATTGGCTCATCGGACGACGCGTTCACGCCTCGTTGGTCGCGAGAAACGACAGGATCAGGTGGAGAATACAGCCGCCGAAGGCAATGAACAGGAGATCGGCCGGCAAGCCGGCGCTCTGTCCAAAGCCACTATAGATGGAGGCACCTGAAAGCGCCGCCGCGCCCGCGGAGAGTGTCGTCACGATCAAATCGCCCTTCCGATACGCAACTTGAACCGGCAATCCCTGCCTTGTCGCACAGCCGCTTGACAGCAGCGTGACCCATTCCGGTGCCGTCAGCGGACGACGCTCACGGCGGCATCCGCCACGCGCGCCAATGGCTGCGATGCCCAGCCCGCGGCGATCTTCTCGCCGAACAGGATATGACGCGCCTGCGCCCGATAGGAGTCGCGCGACAGATCGGACAATTGCTCCCAATCCAGAGGCGCCAACCGCTCCTGGAGAAACATCCGTTTGGCCAGCCGCTCAACCTTGGTCGGATCGAACATCATGGACGCCTCTTGCACCGGACTGCCACCGAGCAGCCATCACCCGTCAAAACGATGCAAGGGCCGATCGGTTCCCCCTTGTCCCCCGCCAAAAAATGCAATCTGCCCGGGAACTCTTGGGTCGGGAGCTCTGTTAATCGCTCTCAGATCATGAGGAGTTCAGACTATGGGTCGCGGTGTCCTGCTTTGGCTGCTGGGTGTTCCAATTCCAATCATTCTCCTGCTTGCCTTCCTCGGTCGCTGAATGAGGATCGCGTTATGACCAGTACTGCACCGCCAGTCCTGCGCGTCTCAGAGGCGCCGTGGTCTACCGTATCCTGGAGCGCCATCTTTGCCGGCGCGATCGTCGCGACCACGATCAGCCTCGCGTTGCTGTTTCTGTGCGCGGCCGCCGGGTTCATGATGGTCTCGCCATGGTCGGGACAGGGCACGGATCCCAGCACGTTCGCGATCTCGGGCGCTATCGCCATGATCGTCGTGCAATGGGTTTCGTCCGCCTTCGGCGGCTTTGTCACCGGGCGGCTACGCACCCGTTGGGAAAGCCTCCATCAGGATGAAGTGTTCTTCCGGGACACCCTCAACGGCTTTCTGGCCTGGTGTGTCGCGACGCTCGCCGTCGGGGTTCTCGTGAGCTCGTCGGCAACCATGGTGGCACGAACCGGGATCCAGGCCACCGCGACGGTTGCCTCCGGCGCGGCCGCCGGCATCTCACTCGCATCTGCGGGGAGCGAGCCACAGGGCGCGGACCCCACGGCCTATTTCATCGACCTCTTGTTCCGCGCCCCGGCCGGATCGCCCGGACCTGGCCAGGACGCCGCGCCTGAGCGGCTTGAAGCGACACGGATCGTTGTTCGCAGCGTCGTGACCGGCGGGATCAGTCCCTCCGACAAGACCTACCTCGCGCAGATCGCATCAGCGCGCACGGGTCTGAACCAGGACGAGGCGCAGCGTCGCGTTGACGACGTGCTGGCCCAGGTGCAGGCGGCCAAGGTGAAGGCGCAGGAAGCGGCCGATGCGGCTCGCAAGGCAGGAGCGCTCGGATCCCTGTTCGTCTTCCTGTCCCTGCTGATCGGGGCGTTCATCGCCGCGGCGGCCGCAGCCATCGGAGCGAGCTTCAGGGACAATGTCCCGCGGGTCGTCTGAGAACCTCACCACGGATCAAACCATCGTCAGCCGCGCCTTGCGAGAGCAGGTGCGGCTGACGCCGTCTGGGGTCCGGGAGATCTGCGCGGAACGCCAAATCAGACGTCCGGAGGAACGATCGAGAGGCCCGGCTGTTGGCCTGATACCACCGCGCACCGGTCCTTTTCCGGTCCGCTGCGCATCCCGACAGCCACGCATTCAGGGAGGTCCCGCCATGGGCTGGTTCTCGAAGGACATTCAGACGATGGACGATCTGTTCGTCCATACGCTCCGCGACATCTACTACGCGGAGAACCAGATTCTCAAAGCTCTGCCGACGATGATCGACAAGGCGAGCGACGCGCAGCTCAAGGACAGCTTTGCCGCGCATCAACGCGAGACGGAAGGCCAGATCAGCCGCCTTGAAGAGGTGTTCCGGCTGCACGGCGTCGATGTGAAGGGCGTCGACTGCCCGGCGATCGATGGAATTCTCGAGGAGACCGACGAGATCAGCCGCGAGATCGCCGATAAGAAGGTTCTCGATGCCGCGCTCATCGCCGCCGGCCAGGCCGTCGAACACTACGAAATGACCCGATACGGCACGCTCGTGGCCTGGGCCAAGCAGCTCGGCCGCAACGATTGCGCTGCCTTGCTGCAGAAGAACCTCGACGAGGAAAAGGCGGCCGACACCAAGCTGACCTCCCTCGCAGAGGCGCGGATCAACCTGCGCGCCGTCAGCGCCTGAACAACAGCCCTCAACACCGGATCGGTCCCAGCCGAACCGGCACTAGACCAGGCATCGTCGCGGCCCCCGCGATGCAGTCGAACACAAGGAAACGCATCATGCGACGCTCAACTTTGATGGCAGCTACTCTGCTTGGCACACTCGCCCTTCCGGTGGCGGCCTACGCCCAGGCCCAGGTTTCACCAGGCGTGGCGACGGGCGCGACCACCGGCGCGGTCGGCGGCGCGATCGTCGGCGGGCCGATCGGCGCTGTTGTGGGAGGTGTCGGCGGTGCTGTTGTCGGCGCCATCGCTGACAATAACCGCCCGCGCTTCCGCGAATATGTCGTGACGAAGCGCCACCCGTCCTACACCTATCAGTCCGAGGTGGTCGTGGGCGCCGAACTGCCGACCGCTGGCGTTCAGTACTACGAGGTCCCCCCGGACTACGGGCAGACCGAGTACCGCTACACGATCGTCAACAATCGGACGGTCCTGGTCGATCCCCGGACTCATCGGATCGTCCAGGTCATCGACTGATCCCTCCCGCAGGACGAAGGACGGGCGCCCTCGGGCGCCCGTCTTGCGTTGTTCACTCCCCATTCCGGCAGCGAGTCCCCCCATGCTCGATCCTGAGACGACCCGGCAGGCTGATCTTCGAGAGGGTCGAGGTCCCTGGCGCGACAATCGCATCGACCTGCCATGGCAGCCCAACACCGATGAGCGATGCGATATCCTTGTGGTGGGCGCCGGCATAACGGGCGCCCTGGTTGCCCATCATCTGACCGAGCTCGGACATCAGGTCCTGATCATTGATCGCGAAAGTCCGGGTGAGGGCAGCACGGCGGCCAGCACCGCACTGCTGCAATGGGAAATCGACACGCCACTTGGCAAGCTGTGCGACCTCTATGGTTTCGAGCGCGCCAGTCGGACCTATCATCGAAGCTTCCAGGCAGTGCGGGGCCTGAGCGCGCTTGCCGCTGCGCTGCCGGGACCGCATGGGTTGATCCGCCGTCCCACGCTCTATCTTGCGCCGCAGGCAAGCGGTGCCGAGCTTCTGGAGCGCGAACACGCCATGCGCCGACGCGCCGAGCTGCCGGGCGGCCTGCTGACGCGCGCCGACCTGCTCGCCCAGTTCCGCATCGATCGCGAAGGCGCGATCCTGTCGCCCGGTTCGGCCGAGGCGGACCCGTTGGCGCTGGCCCACGCCCTGCTCCGGCAGGCTGCCACCAATGGCGCGCGTCTCCGACACGGCGAAGCTTGCGCCTATGAGCCTCGTATCGGCGGCACTGTCGTGACCTTGGCCGATGGCTCGATCATCGAGGCCTCGCGTGTGGTCCTGGCGACCGGCTATGTCATGCCCGACTTCGCGCGCAGCCCGCTGCACAGCACGGCATCCAGCTTTGTGATTGCGACCGCCCCTCAGTCCAAAGAGAACCTCTGGCGCGACGGCGCTCTCATCTGGGAGGCCTCGGACGACTACATGTACGCCCGGACAACCACGGATAGCCGGATCATCCTCGGCGGAGGCGACGAAGATTGCGAGGATGCCGAAGCACGCGAGCGACTTGGGCCGGCCAAGACCGCGAGCCTGCAGCGCAATCTGGCCGAGCTCTGGCCCCATGCCGATTGCGAGGCTGATCGCGCCTGGTCGGGCGCGTTCGGAAAAACCTCAGACGGCCTGCCTTTGATCGGTCCGATCGCCGGCTATCCCGGTGTCTTCGCCGCCTATGGCTATGGCGGCAATGGCATCACATTCAGCTACATGGCATCCCGCATGATCGGCGCGATGATCGCAGGGGAAACGCGACCGTGGTTCGCCGATTTCTCCATCGACCGCCCCGACCCAGGAGGCTGACCGATCACGGCAGCTGGGGTTCGCCTGCAATCATGCTGCGCACACGCGACGCCAGCGCTTCCATCGCGAAGGGCTTGGTGATCATGGCCATTCCCGGCTCCAGAAAGCCGCCGGCAATGGCCGCGTTCTCGGCGTAGCCGGTCATGAACAACACTTTGAGGTTCGGTCGCTTCATGCGGGCAGCTTCCGCAACCTGCCGGCCGTTGAGCCCAGGCAGGCCGATATCGGTCACCAGGAGATCGATCCGTTCGCCAGACTGAAGAATGTCGAGGCCGGCCGGTCCCGTTGAGGCTTCAATGGCACGGTAGCCAAGTTCGGTCAGGACCTCGACCACCAGGCTGCGAACCACGGCCTCATCCTCAATCACGAGAACAGTCTCGCCGATTTCGGTCGCATGATCGTCGAGCAGGCCGGGCAGAATCTCCTCGTCTGTCGCCTCCCCGCGATAGCGCGGCAGGTAGATCTTGACCGAGGTGCCACGGCCGACCTCGGTGTGAATCTTGGAATAGCCCTCGGACTGGCGGGTGAACCCATAGATCATCGACAGACCAAGGCCTGTCCCCTGGCCAATCGGCTTAGTGGTGAAAAACGGGTCGAAGGCGCGCTCGGCAACATCGGACGTCATGCCGGTGCCGGTATCGCTGACGGCAATGCAGACATATTGCCCAGGCGTCACATCATGGGTGCGGGCCGCATAGGCATCGTCGATCTGGGCATTGCTTGTCTCGATGGTCAGCCGGCCACCATCCGGCATGGCGTCACGGGCATTGATGACCAGATTGAGGATGGCACTTTCCAGCTGGTTCGGATCGCAGCGCGTCAGCCAAAGCGAGGGTTCCGTCACCACGCTGAGCGCAATAGTCTCCCCGATCGTCCGGCGCAGCATGTCCTCCATCGACCCGATCAGCACATTCGCCCGGACGGGCTTCGGGCTCAGCGGTTGGCGGCGCGAGAAGGCGAGAAGGCGGTGTGTCAGGGATGCCGCACGGGTCGCCGCCGTCATGGCACCGGTGACGAAGCGATCAATGTCGTTGGTGCGGCCCTTCGCGATGCGCTTCTGGATGATGTCGAGCGAACCGACGATGCCCTGGAGGAGATTGTTGAAATCGTGGGCGATGCCGCCGGTCAATTGACCGACCGCTTCCATCTTCTGACTTTGACGCAGCGCCTCATGGGCTTCCGTCAAAGCGGCCGTGCGTTCGGCCACCCGCTCCTCAAGCGTTGCCGCCAGACGCGCCAGCGCCTCGACGGCCGACTTCTGGTCCTCGATATCGGTATTTGTGCCCAGCCAACGCCGTGATCCATCCGCAGCGCCGATCACGACCGCGCGGGCAATATGCCAGCGATAGACACCATCGAAGCGGCGAAGTCGAAACTCCACCTGATACGGGGTACCCGTTTCAACCGCGCGAGCCCATGCGACCGCTGAGTGGGCGATATCGTCGGGATGGACCATCAAGGCCCAGTTCGAATTGTCGAGTTCTCCAGGCTTCAACCCGGAATAGTCGTAGACCTGATCGTTGAACCAATCGAGGCGGCCATCTGCGGGCGCCGTCCAGACGTGGTTCGGCATGGCCTGCGCGAAGGTCCGGAATCGCGTCTCGCTCTGGGTGAGGGCCGCTTCGGCCGCCTTGCGCTTTCCAATGTCGAGGAACAGCACGGCGAAGCGTTCCGGGCCGGTCCGGTGGGCGCGTGCCTCGAACCACCGCTCGTCAAGCGTGCCGACGTGGATCTCAAGCGAGGCTGACTGGCCGCTGTCGACCACCCCGGCATAGGCTTCGATCACGGCCTCCTCGATACCCGGCAACACGTCTCGGCAATTGCGTCCGAGCGCTTGCTGGGCGGAAATCCCGGTATGCACCTCGAAGGCGGGATTGAGCTCCAGGAAGCGGAAATCGATCATTCGCCCATCAGCGGAACGGACCGCCTCTGCGAGGAAAAAGCCCTCCTGCATCTGACTGAACAGATCGAGCAGGCGTGCATCGCTCTCCTGCCGGGCCTCCTCCGCCTTCCGCCGATCCGTCACGTCCATCGTCACACCGACGTACCGGCGTCCGGCACTGTTCGGTGTGTCGACGATCTCACCCCTTCGGGCAATCCAGCGTTCTTCGCCAGTATCCCCCCGGTTGATGCGGTACTCGGCATATTCGAGCGGATTGCCGGATGAGATACGGCCCTTGGCCGAGAGCGGCCGATCGCTATCGTTGATCAAGTCGAGCAGCAGGGAATCGGTGGGTACAACGTCGGGAGACAGGCCCCATATGCGCCGGAACTCATCGGAAACTTCGAGAAGGCCCGTATCCGGGAACCACTCGAAGGCCCCGACCCCGCCCGCCTCCTGAGCGATCCGCAGTCGCTCTTCGGCACGCACACGAGCGGTCGTCTCGATGACGATGGCGAGGACCCCGCCGGGGCTTCCGCTCTCGTCAAGGACCGGGCTGTAATCGAGATCGAGCCATACATCCTCGGCGACCCGGCCCCGCTGCAGCACCAGATGCTGGTCCCGGTAACTGAGTGTCTGACCTTCGTCGCGCACCGACTTCAGAATGTGGGCGTTGAATTCGGAGACTTCCGGCCAGCCTTCCAGCACCTTGCTGCCGAGCAGCGTCGGATGCCGCTGGCCGGCAAATTCGGCATAACCGTCGTTGTAGATCATCACGCCATCTGGCCCCCAAAGCAGCACCATCGGCAGCTTGGAGCGCAGCAGCAGGCTGGTCGTGAACTTCAGGCTGACAGGCCAGGCTGACGGCGGGCCTAAGGTTTCAGACCAGTCGCGCGCAAGAATCAGCTCCCCGGCTTCACCACCATGGGCCAGGAATGCAGGTCTATCCTGATGGGATTGGGAGAGCATTGCACCTTTCGAGATCAGCAAGGCCTAAGCACGTTGAACGACCTCTGTGGCTCGGCCAGCGATCTATTGCGAATGCGAGCGGTCCGGGGACTTCTTGGGCAGCAGGCCCGCCAGCTTGGCCGAAAGATCGCGCTGCTGATAGGGCTTTCCCAGGCGGGGCAACGTACTGCTGACGCCGGGCGGCAATTCGGCATAGCCGGTTGCAAGCAAGATCGGAATGTTGGGCCGCAATTGGCGCGCTCGCTCGGCAAGTTCGGCCCCGGTCATGCCCGGCATCGCGTGGTCGGTGACAATGGCGTCGACATGTTCGCCGCTCTCCAGAATGGCGAGCGCTTCCTGCGCGGAGCTGGCTTCTATGACGCGATGACCAAGGTCTTCCAGCATGTCGACCGTGCTCATTGCGATCAGATAGTCGTCATCGACGAACAGAATGGTCGCCTCAGGAACGTCCTTCGGCTTGATTTCATCATCTTCTGACATGCCAATACGCGCCTTGCCGATGCACCTGATATCACCCGACAACAGATCCGAACCCTGATTCGCGCCTCGTGACGCAAAGCCGTTCAACGGCCCTGCTGCCCGGCTCCTAGAATGGAACCGACCTGATCAAACGCACCGGACATGGATCGGTTCCATACCTCCGGAAAGATTGTTCAAGACGCAGAATTCTCAGACTTTTCAGGCCTGTTGACCTGCCGTCACGAGTGGACAACACACCGATCCTCGCTCAGGTTCCCTCTCCAGTCGAAGATGGTTCTATCGCATTCGAGGGCGAGGCGGCTGATCCACGCTTGTACGTGGTCATCCAGTGGAACCCATTTGCGCGCCGCCGAGTTGGTCCCATCGGGCGAACTATGTGATGTCCGAGCCCCCCGAGGAATCCACCGCTTGAGTGCCGCCTCAGACGATTGCCAGGAACAAGCCGGCCCCCCGTTAGGCCACAATGACATCGAAGCGCGACTTCGCGCGCGGGAAGCC
This region of Phreatobacter aquaticus genomic DNA includes:
- a CDS encoding DUF1236 domain-containing protein, producing MRRSTLMAATLLGTLALPVAAYAQAQVSPGVATGATTGAVGGAIVGGPIGAVVGGVGGAVVGAIADNNRPRFREYVVTKRHPSYTYQSEVVVGAELPTAGVQYYEVPPDYGQTEYRYTIVNNRTVLVDPRTHRIVQVID
- a CDS encoding NAD(P)/FAD-dependent oxidoreductase, with amino-acid sequence MLDPETTRQADLREGRGPWRDNRIDLPWQPNTDERCDILVVGAGITGALVAHHLTELGHQVLIIDRESPGEGSTAASTALLQWEIDTPLGKLCDLYGFERASRTYHRSFQAVRGLSALAAALPGPHGLIRRPTLYLAPQASGAELLEREHAMRRRAELPGGLLTRADLLAQFRIDREGAILSPGSAEADPLALAHALLRQAATNGARLRHGEACAYEPRIGGTVVTLADGSIIEASRVVLATGYVMPDFARSPLHSTASSFVIATAPQSKENLWRDGALIWEASDDYMYARTTTDSRIILGGGDEDCEDAEARERLGPAKTASLQRNLAELWPHADCEADRAWSGAFGKTSDGLPLIGPIAGYPGVFAAYGYGGNGITFSYMASRMIGAMIAGETRPWFADFSIDRPDPGG
- a CDS encoding PAS domain-containing hybrid sensor histidine kinase/response regulator → MLSQSHQDRPAFLAHGGEAGELILARDWSETLGPPSAWPVSLKFTTSLLLRSKLPMVLLWGPDGVMIYNDGYAEFAGQRHPTLLGSKVLEGWPEVSEFNAHILKSVRDEGQTLSYRDQHLVLQRGRVAEDVWLDLDYSPVLDESGSPGGVLAIVIETTARVRAEERLRIAQEAGGVGAFEWFPDTGLLEVSDEFRRIWGLSPDVVPTDSLLLDLINDSDRPLSAKGRISSGNPLEYAEYRINRGDTGEERWIARRGEIVDTPNSAGRRYVGVTMDVTDRRKAEEARQESDARLLDLFSQMQEGFFLAEAVRSADGRMIDFRFLELNPAFEVHTGISAQQALGRNCRDVLPGIEEAVIEAYAGVVDSGQSASLEIHVGTLDERWFEARAHRTGPERFAVLFLDIGKRKAAEAALTQSETRFRTFAQAMPNHVWTAPADGRLDWFNDQVYDYSGLKPGELDNSNWALMVHPDDIAHSAVAWARAVETGTPYQVEFRLRRFDGVYRWHIARAVVIGAADGSRRWLGTNTDIEDQKSAVEALARLAATLEERVAERTAALTEAHEALRQSQKMEAVGQLTGGIAHDFNNLLQGIVGSLDIIQKRIAKGRTNDIDRFVTGAMTAATRAASLTHRLLAFSRRQPLSPKPVRANVLIGSMEDMLRRTIGETIALSVVTEPSLWLTRCDPNQLESAILNLVINARDAMPDGGRLTIETSNAQIDDAYAARTHDVTPGQYVCIAVSDTGTGMTSDVAERAFDPFFTTKPIGQGTGLGLSMIYGFTRQSEGYSKIHTEVGRGTSVKIYLPRYRGEATDEEILPGLLDDHATEIGETVLVIEDEAVVRSLVVEVLTELGYRAIEASTGPAGLDILQSGERIDLLVTDIGLPGLNGRQVAEAARMKRPNLKVLFMTGYAENAAIAGGFLEPGMAMITKPFAMEALASRVRSMIAGEPQLP
- a CDS encoding response regulator, which produces MNGFASRGANQGSDLLSGDIRCIGKARIGMSEDDEIKPKDVPEATILFVDDDYLIAMSTVDMLEDLGHRVIEASSAQEALAILESGEHVDAIVTDHAMPGMTGAELAERARQLRPNIPILLATGYAELPPGVSSTLPRLGKPYQQRDLSAKLAGLLPKKSPDRSHSQ